A genomic segment from Dermacentor silvarum isolate Dsil-2018 chromosome 11, BIME_Dsil_1.4, whole genome shotgun sequence encodes:
- the LOC119433221 gene encoding uncharacterized protein LOC119433221 isoform X1 produces MELDPRAGPGATKPSRPLDKNMEDCKNVATPITRRRNTAMKEVVQQSWNSQDKNSTVTPKFTIPGHQSMDRVSNNRSLAHSSPGANNRMLEEGQNNINAVSQVSGGTLHRSSASSNISAINSPEQQQPPSQHHSNKLQRTPSHLKSGQAAQNGPHRRTWAHSRRPGHYSVERLQCVSGRHL; encoded by the exons GCCActggacaagaacatggaggactgtaagaatgtcgccacacctatcacacgTCGGAGGAACACTGCCATGAAGGAG GTTGTCCAGCAGTCTTGGAACTCACAGGACAAAAATTCTACAGTTACGCCAAAGTTCACCATACCAG gtCACCAATCTATGGACAGGGTCAGCAACAACCGCAGCCTAGCACACTCGTCTCCCGGTGCTAACAACAGGATGCTGGAGGAAGGGCAGAACAACATCAACGCCGTTAGCCAAGTCTCTGGAGGCACGTTGCACCGCAGCTCGGCCAGCAGCAACATCAGCGCCATCAACAGCCCTGAACAGCAGCAACCGCCCTCGCAGCACCACTCCAACAAGCTCCAGCGGACCCCAAGCCACCTGAAGAGCGGCCAAGCGGCCCAGAACGGACCCCATCGCCGAACTTGGGCTCACAGCCGGAGGCCGGGACATTACTCGGTCGAGCGTTTACAGTGCGTTTCCGGACGACATCTATGA
- the LOC119433221 gene encoding uncharacterized protein LOC119433221 isoform X2, with translation MEDCKNVATPITRRRNTAMKEVVQQSWNSQDKNSTVTPKFTIPGHQSMDRVSNNRSLAHSSPGANNRMLEEGQNNINAVSQVSGGTLHRSSASSNISAINSPEQQQPPSQHHSNKLQRTPSHLKSGQAAQNGPHRRTWAHSRRPGHYSVERLQCVSGRHL, from the exons atggaggactgtaagaatgtcgccacacctatcacacgTCGGAGGAACACTGCCATGAAGGAG GTTGTCCAGCAGTCTTGGAACTCACAGGACAAAAATTCTACAGTTACGCCAAAGTTCACCATACCAG gtCACCAATCTATGGACAGGGTCAGCAACAACCGCAGCCTAGCACACTCGTCTCCCGGTGCTAACAACAGGATGCTGGAGGAAGGGCAGAACAACATCAACGCCGTTAGCCAAGTCTCTGGAGGCACGTTGCACCGCAGCTCGGCCAGCAGCAACATCAGCGCCATCAACAGCCCTGAACAGCAGCAACCGCCCTCGCAGCACCACTCCAACAAGCTCCAGCGGACCCCAAGCCACCTGAAGAGCGGCCAAGCGGCCCAGAACGGACCCCATCGCCGAACTTGGGCTCACAGCCGGAGGCCGGGACATTACTCGGTCGAGCGTTTACAGTGCGTTTCCGGACGACATCTATGA